In Nostoc sp. GT001, a genomic segment contains:
- a CDS encoding glycosyltransferase, which produces MQKLLTIAIPTYNRAELLDKQLAWLAQAIKGFEDDCEILVSDNCSTDNTQDVIKKWQIILSSIPFKSNKNPQNLGVVKNIMYCLNSTTTKYVWTIGDDDPIQDRAIAYVISKLKQYEDLSLLFLNFSGRNQITGEPVHPPTIVGNRWFDIDSEDGDGDGKAIFEHCFSKSVGAVIFLTATIYRTDLVKRALQNWQDAENNWISLAYLAGYCASNGRVIVTKETYLECVVGVSYWQKEPKSALLMQYKHIPEVILKLEQSGYSKQFCRRMLLQNGKEVNLKVFLGALRRWPMSAIQTVVPFLALVGLCAFDVMISKEFSLAESSEIPAQEIRSYKP; this is translated from the coding sequence ATGCAGAAATTACTGACCATTGCTATACCGACTTATAATCGTGCTGAATTACTGGATAAACAGTTAGCATGGTTAGCTCAAGCTATCAAAGGTTTTGAAGATGATTGTGAAATTTTAGTTTCTGATAATTGTTCAACAGACAATACTCAGGATGTGATTAAAAAATGGCAAATAATACTTAGCAGTATCCCATTTAAATCAAATAAAAATCCTCAAAATTTAGGCGTCGTCAAAAATATTATGTATTGCCTAAATTCTACTACAACAAAATATGTTTGGACGATTGGTGATGATGACCCAATTCAAGATAGAGCCATTGCTTATGTGATTAGCAAACTTAAGCAATATGAAGATTTATCATTGTTGTTTCTCAACTTTTCCGGTCGGAACCAAATTACTGGTGAACCAGTTCATCCACCAACAATTGTTGGTAATCGCTGGTTTGATATAGATAGTGAAGATGGTGATGGTGATGGGAAAGCTATATTTGAGCATTGTTTCTCAAAAAGTGTCGGTGCAGTCATTTTTCTGACTGCGACAATCTACCGCACTGATTTAGTGAAACGCGCTCTACAAAATTGGCAAGATGCTGAGAATAATTGGATATCCTTAGCATATTTAGCCGGGTATTGTGCCTCTAATGGTCGTGTAATTGTCACGAAAGAGACTTATTTGGAATGTGTTGTGGGTGTGAGTTATTGGCAGAAAGAACCAAAATCTGCACTTTTAATGCAATACAAACACATACCCGAAGTAATTTTGAAATTGGAGCAGAGTGGATATTCTAAGCAGTTTTGTCGGCGGATGCTTTTGCAAAACGGTAAAGAAGTCAACTTGAAAGTTTTCTTAGGTGCTTTAAGAAGATGGCCTATGTCTGCCATTCAGACAGTAGTCCCATTTTTGGCTTTAGTCGGTTTATGTGCTTTTGACGTGATGATTTCTAAAGAATTTAGTTTAGCCGAATCAAGTGAAATACCTGCTCAAGAAATACGGAGCTATAAGCCATAA
- a CDS encoding phytanoyl-CoA dioxygenase: MFNLIKRKLSTLSADLEYYVARWKHSRNLPALEGCDRNILKTLKKDGVYVTTLADLGFNSSSELLKAAYQQLSQMENPNNDHLDEKLPQICTVTGLPEFYAWAMEKRLLNLIENYIGLPIAFHGVHLRKDFPSKHQFGTLLWHSDAEDRRIIKIFIYLNDVKEKTGPFEYIPRSLTSLFSWNYIRLFYKLWKSGYMGIDDEEVKPVIPKSAWKSCPGPAGTVIIVDTKNALHHGTVRTEERSTLFFCYTANPPERPELCTQYWDDTYPRAELRQQVENSR, from the coding sequence ATGTTTAATCTAATTAAACGCAAATTATCTACATTATCTGCTGACTTGGAATATTATGTAGCTCGTTGGAAGCATAGCAGAAATCTGCCAGCATTGGAAGGGTGCGATCGCAATATCCTGAAGACTCTTAAAAAAGACGGTGTTTATGTCACAACACTGGCAGATTTAGGCTTCAACTCTAGCTCCGAACTGCTCAAAGCCGCTTACCAGCAATTGTCTCAGATGGAAAATCCCAACAACGACCATCTAGACGAAAAGCTGCCACAAATTTGCACAGTTACAGGTTTACCAGAGTTTTATGCCTGGGCAATGGAGAAAAGACTTCTCAATCTGATCGAAAATTATATTGGTCTGCCTATTGCTTTTCATGGTGTACATTTACGTAAAGATTTCCCTAGCAAACATCAGTTTGGCACACTGCTATGGCACAGCGATGCTGAAGACCGCCGCATTATCAAAATCTTTATTTACTTGAATGATGTAAAAGAAAAAACTGGGCCTTTTGAATACATTCCCCGCTCTTTAACTTCCTTGTTTAGTTGGAATTATATTCGGCTTTTCTACAAACTTTGGAAGTCAGGTTATATGGGTATCGATGATGAAGAAGTAAAACCAGTCATCCCCAAATCAGCTTGGAAATCCTGCCCAGGCCCAGCAGGTACAGTCATTATTGTAGATACGAAAAATGCTTTGCATCACGGCACAGTCCGCACAGAAGAACGCTCAACACTATTCTTTTGTTACACCGCCAACCCTCCTGAAAGACCAGAACTCTGCACCCAATACTGGGATGATACTTATCCCAGAGCAGAGTTAAGGCAGCAAGTCGAAAATAGCCGATAG
- a CDS encoding SDR family oxidoreductase codes for MKILVTGTEGYLGSLLPPLLIERGHEVIGLDTGFYKVGWLYNPSGVTPKTLNKDIRNITPDDLEGIEAIVHMAELSNDPAGQLAPNITYEINHVGSVRLASLAKAMGVRRFVYMSSCSVYGVATAGDVTEESAVNPQTAYAECKTLVERDVAPLADDDFSPTFMRNATAFGASPRMRFDIVLNNLAGLAWTSKEIKMISDGTPWRPLVHALDICKAIVCTLEAPRDIVHNQIFNVGDTANNYRVKEIAEIIADVFPDCKLSFGNNGADNRSYRVSFEKINTILPGFKCDWNARLGAQQLFDLFSQIHMAEDTFLFRGFTRLKQLEYLIRTEQIDKDFFWNKKVAKVA; via the coding sequence ATGAAAATATTAGTAACTGGAACAGAAGGCTATTTAGGTTCGTTATTACCGCCTCTGTTAATCGAACGAGGACATGAAGTTATTGGTCTAGATACTGGCTTCTATAAAGTTGGTTGGCTGTACAACCCTAGTGGAGTCACACCCAAAACCCTTAACAAAGATATCCGCAACATCACCCCTGATGATTTGGAAGGTATTGAAGCCATAGTTCACATGGCGGAACTCTCCAACGACCCAGCCGGACAATTGGCACCTAATATTACCTACGAAATTAATCATGTAGGTTCAGTTCGTCTAGCTAGTCTGGCTAAGGCTATGGGTGTGCGTCGCTTCGTATATATGTCTTCGTGCAGTGTCTACGGTGTCGCTACCGCAGGTGATGTCACAGAAGAATCCGCAGTTAATCCCCAAACAGCCTACGCAGAATGTAAAACTCTCGTAGAAAGAGATGTCGCACCACTTGCTGACGATGACTTTTCTCCCACCTTTATGCGGAATGCGACAGCCTTTGGTGCTTCTCCCAGAATGCGCTTTGATATTGTTTTAAACAACTTAGCAGGGTTGGCATGGACTAGCAAAGAAATCAAAATGATTAGTGATGGCACACCTTGGCGGCCATTAGTCCACGCATTGGATATTTGCAAAGCAATAGTCTGCACCTTAGAAGCACCACGAGACATTGTACATAACCAAATCTTCAACGTGGGAGATACAGCAAATAACTATCGCGTTAAAGAAATCGCGGAAATTATTGCTGATGTTTTCCCCGATTGTAAATTGTCCTTTGGTAACAACGGCGCAGATAACCGCAGCTATCGCGTATCCTTCGAGAAAATCAACACAATCCTACCTGGATTTAAATGTGATTGGAATGCTCGACTTGGTGCCCAGCAGCTATTTGATTTATTCAGTCAAATACACATGGCTGAAGATACTTTCTTGTTTAGAGGATTTACTCGCTTAAAACAGCTAGAGTATCTAATTCGGACAGAGCAAATTGACAAAGATTTCTTCTGGAATAAAAAAGTAGCTAAAGTCGCCTAG